The following are encoded in a window of Scophthalmus maximus strain ysfricsl-2021 chromosome 2, ASM2237912v1, whole genome shotgun sequence genomic DNA:
- the LOC118301201 gene encoding roundabout homolog 1-like isoform X5 — translation MMPAWLTAVTCLLAMLQICTGSRLRQEDFPPRIVEHPSDLIVSKGEPATLNCKAEGRPTPTVEWYKDGERVETDRDNPRSHRMLLPSGSLFFLRIVHGRRSKPDDGSYVCVARNYLGQAISHNASLEVAILRDDFRQNPVDVMVAVGEPAVLECQPPRGHPEPTISWRKDGANVDDRDERITIRSGKLMITNTRKSDAGKYICVGTNMVGERESEIAELTVLERPTFVKRPSSVVVLADESVEFHCVVQGDPVPTSRWRKDDSELPKGRFEILEDHTLIVRQVTPSDEGSYTCVVENMVGKSEASATLTVHVNTVPPAFAIRPRNQVVTVGRTVTFQCEATGNPQPAIFWQREGSESLLFSYQPPQPYSRMSVSQMGSLTVTDVQHSDGGFYSCQALNIAGSVITKALLEVTDSGSDHPPPVIRQGPVNQTVPVDSTVVLGCRTAGPPSPAVHWKKDGVPLSPVDARVSQTDTGSLEIRYAKLGDTGLYTCVASSPNGEASWTAYLQVEEFGVQSTHPTDPNLIPSAPLKPEVTDISRTSVTLSWKTNPSAGATPTSYLIEAFSYTLGSRWVTVAEHVKTQTFVLRNLKPGAVYLFMVRAVNAYGLSDPSPIADAVRTQDSTSTMQGVDHRHIQRELGDVVIHLHTPAVLSPSAVRLQWMVEQQSPYTQGYRVFYRPSAEHGQPEGQWSVLEVRTPREDGVVIGQLNRGAIYEFKVRPFFDEFQGADSEVKVIRTLEEAPSRAPQGVTVTKSDANGTAILIAWKPPPDPQEARVIQEYKIWCLGNESRYHVNQSVDGSTFSVLISGLAPGVRYSVEVAASNGAGPGVKSDVTFFQLDSAGQMMDISVERDTLSQISDVVRQPAFIAGIGATCWLILMIFSVWLYRHRKKRSGLSSIYTGIRKVPSFTFTPTVAYQRGESVCSAGRPGLLGMGEPLNQLWLPDNWPNACANHKDCSINCCNNGNGTSDSNMTTYSRPADCIANYGSHPESKQGGQLASETAIYSDVNLSNKLNEIKTFNNSNLCYASPGGDPAATYEPIPYATTQLIQASIKNKASSSGGGAIAEPLDMPCWKQPPNPPPIPREMAAQMQYNIIEQNMLNKDHLQGSDGMIHPKTIAYSQSRDHSTAGSHHSSDRGSSSTSGSQNQKKGMRCPKIPKHNAVSWGEALSAPHANAWDCDEYSLPMERSYDTEERREGCPTPPVRGAASSAAEVSYSLPPTASPQGDLRSDLHSGNEHLRSISNALCSQHVTSHPSPLSPTHTYSSIPLCVDTDEQEDDEEQEEEEEEETDAELGDGRYGQHHDRQRHQHELHHPSPHKLLFHGLDQTPASSTGDLDKSVTGSMVNSWGSASEDNISSGRSSVVSTSEGSFFTDGDFNQAVASSRDIVGLRMCRYPEESGRRHQRPSSPMSTDSNMSPAITHKRPRRHKQNQCGQQVYQPKDVFNDDSCMPLNFSSQMSHGDYKVRGATLPRMGSGDARGRRGSTGTHRVKEGTFEHRESHDKHKSPMGGKGSGNSRQHSEFGDVLLYSRPSFPSGQAQRETNDPNSSTLMSCGDSRTKQGGQVRQDEEFLKS, via the exons ttttacgTGACGACTTCAGACAGAACCCTGTGGATGTCATGGTCGCCGTGGGGGAGCCCGCAGTGCTGGAGTGCCAACCGCCCCGAGGGCACCCTGAACCCACCATCTCCTGGAGGAAGGACGGAGCCAATGTAGACGACAGAGATGAACGCATCACC atccgCAGTGGCAAGCTGATGATCACCAACACCAGGAAGAGTGATGCGGGCAAATACATCTGCGTAGGAACCAACATggtgggggagagggagagcgagatcGCCGAGCTCACTGTGCTGG AGCGCCCAACCTTCGTGAAGCGGCCCAGCAGTGTGGTGGTGTTAGCGGACGAGAGTGTGGAGTTCCACTGCGTGGTCCAGGGGGACCCTGTTCCCACTAGCCGCTGGAGGAAGGACGATTCTGAACTGCCGAAGGGCAG ATTTGAAATCCTCGAGGACCACACTCTGATTGTTCGCCAAGTGACCCCCTCAGATGAGGGCTCCTACACATGTGTGGTGGAGAACATGGTCGGGAAGTCGGAAGCATCTGCCACGCTCACTGTGCACG TCAACACTG TGCCCCCGGCATTCGCCATACGCCCCAGGAACCAGGTGGTGACGGTGGGCAGGACGGTCACCTTCCAGTGCGAGGCCACCGGCAACCCGCAGCCCGCCATATTCTGGCAGAGGGAGGGCAGTGAG agtCTGCTGTTCTCTTACCAGCCACCGCAGCCCTACAGCCGCATGTCCGTCTCCCAGATGGGCAGCTTGACCGTCACTGACGTGCAGCACTCCGATGGCGGCTTCTACAGCTGCCAGGCTCTCAACATCGCTGGCAGTGTGATTACCAAAGCACTGCTGGAGGTCACAGACT ctGGGTCAGACCACCCTCCTCCTGTGATCAGGCAGGGCCCAGTCAACCAGACTGTTCCCGTGGACAGCACAGTAGTCCTTGGGTGTCGAACTGCTGGTCCACCATCGCCTGCAGTCCACTGGAAGAAGGACGGAGTGCCGTTGTCTCCAGTGGACGCCCGTGTGTCCCAGACAGACACAGGGTCACTGGAGATTCGCTACGCTAAG TTGGGAGATACAGGCCTCTACACTTGTGTAGCTTCCAGTCCAAATGGAGAGGCGTCCTGGACGGCATACCTGCAAGTGGAAG AGTTTGGTGTCCAGTCCACTCATCCCACAGACCCTAATCTGATTCCCAGCGCTCCACTTAAACCTGAGGTGACCGACATCAGCCGCACCTCTGTCACGCTGTCGTGGAAAACCAACCCCAGCGCCGGTGCAACACCTACATCCTATCTAATCGAGGCATTCAG TTATACATTAGGCAGCAGGTGGGTGACTGTAGCTGAGCATGTGAAGACGCAGACCTTTGTCCTGAGGAACCTGAAGCCTGGAGCTGTCTACCTCTTCATGGTCAGGGCAGTGAATGCTTACGGCCTCAGTGACCCCAGTCCAATCGCTGATGCTGTTAGAACACAGG ACAGCACTTCCACCATGCAGGGAGTGGATCATCGTCACATCCAGAGGGAGCTGGGAGATGTGGTGATCCACCTGCACACGCCAGCCGTCCTGTCGCCTTCTGCTGTCAGACTGCAGTGGATG GTCGAGCAACAGTCCCCGTACACCCAGGGCTACAGGGTGTTTTACAGGCCGTCCGCCGAGCACGGCCAGCCCGAGGGGCAGTGGAGTGTCCTGGAGGTGCGCACCCCACGGGAGGACGGGGTGGTGATCGGTCAGCTGAATAGAGGAGCCATATACGAGTTCAAAGTGCGTCCCTTCTTCGACGAGTTCCAGGGAGCTGACAGCGAGGTCAAGGTGATTAGGACATTGGAGGAAG CCCCTAGCAGAGCACCCCAGGGTGTCACGGTGACAAAGAGTGACGCCAATGGAACCGCCATCCTCATCGCCTGGAAACCGCCTCCAGACCCACAAGAGGCAAGAGTCATTCAGGAGTACaag ATCTGGTGCCTGGGCAACGAGAGTCGCTACCATGTAAACCAGTCCGTCGACGGCTCTACCTTCTCTGTGCTCATCTCCGGCCTGGCACCGGGAGTTCGCTACAGTGTAGAGGTCGCGGCAAGCAACGGCGCCGGACCCGGGGTCAAGAGCGATGTCACTTTCTTTCAGTTGG ACTCTGCAGGCCAGATGATGGACATCAGTGTGGAGAGAGACACGCTGTCTCAGATCTCGGATGTGGTGAGGCAACCGGCGTTTATCGCGGGCATtggcgccacctgctggttgATCCTCATGATTTTCAGCGTGTGGCTCTACCGTCACCGGAAGAAGAGAAGCGGCCTGAGCAGCATATACACTGGCATCCGCAAGG TCCCATCATTCACCTTCACTCCTACAG TTGCGTATCAAAGAGGCGAATCTGTGTGCAGTGCTGGCAG ACCTGGCCTCCTCGGCATGGGTGAACCTCTGAACCAGCTGTGGCTCCCGGACAATTGGCCGAATGCATGTGCCAATCACAAGGACTGCAGCATCAACTGCTGCAATAATGGCAACGGCACCAGTGACAGCAACATGACAACGTACAGCCGCCCAG CCGACTGCATCGCCAACTACGGGAGCCATCCAGAAAGTAAACAGGGGGGCCAGCTTGCCTCCGAGACGGCCATTTACAGTGACGTGAACCTGTCCAACAAGCTCAACGAGATCAAAACGTTCAACAACTCCAACCTGTGCTATGCAAGTCCAGGGGGAGATCCGGCAGCCACGTACGAGCCCATCCCGTACGCCACCACGCAGCTCATTCAAGCCAGCATCAAGAATaaggcctcctcctccggtgGCGGCGCGATAGCAGAGCCCCTGGACATGCCTTGCTGGAAACAGCCCCCCAACCCGCCCCCGATACCCAGGGAGATGGCAGCGCAGATGCAGTACAACATTATTGAGCAGAACATGTTAAATAAAG ATCATCTGCAAGGAAGTGACGGAATGATCCATCCTAAAACCATCGCCTACAGCCAGAGCCGCGATCACAGCACAGCAGGCTCCCACCACAGCTCcgacagaggcagcagcagcacctcag GGAGTCAAAATCAAAAGAAGGGAATGCGGTGCCCAAAGATACCAAAACATAATGCGGTGAGCTGGGGAGAAGCCCTGTCTGCTCCTCATGCTAATGCCTGGGACTGCGATGAGTACAGCCTACCCATGGAGCGGAG TtatgacacagaggagagaagagagggctGTCCTACTCCGCCGGTAAGAGGGGCAGCGTCGTCCGCTGCCGAAGTGTCCTATAGTCTCCCACCCACCGCATCACCGCAGGGGGACCTGCGCAGTGACCTGCACAGCGGAAACGAACACCTGAG GTCAATTTCCAATGCACTCTGCAGCCAACACGTCACCAGCCACCCGAGTCCCCTCTCCCCGACACACACCTACAGCTCCATACCCCTCTGCGTGGACACTGATGAGCAGGAAGAtgacgaggagcaggaggaggaggaggaggaggagacagacgcAGAGCTCGGCGACGGTCGCTACGGCCAGCACCATGACCGGCAGAGGCACCAACACGAGCTGCACCACCCCTCTCCACACAAGCTGCTCTTCCACGGCCTGGACCAGACCCCAGCCTCCAGCACCGGGGATCTGGACAAATCAGTCACGGGGTCCATGGTGAACAGCTGGGGCTCAGCGTCCGAGGACAACATCTCGTCGGGCAGGTCCAGCGTTGTCAGCACCTCAGAGGGGTCCTTCTTCACGGACGGCGATTTCAACCAGGCAGTGGCCTCTTCACGGGATATTGTGGGCCTGCGCATGTGCAGATACCCGGAGGAGTCAG GCCGGCGGCACCAGCGTCCCAGCAGCCCCATGTCCACAGACAGCAACATGAGTCCTGCCATAACACATAAAAGGCCCAGGAGGCATAAACAGAACCAGTGTGGTCAACAGGTCTACCAACCCAAAGACGTCTTCAACGATG ACTCTTGCATGCCTCTGAATTTCTCCAGCCAGATGTCCCACGGGGACTATAAAGTGAGGGGGGCCACGCTGCCTCGGATGGGCTCTGGGGACGCCCGGGGTCGACGGGGCAGCACTGGGACTCACAGGGTGAAGGAGGGCACGTTTGAGCACAGAGAGAGCCACGACAAGCACAAGTCTCCAATGGGAGGGAAAGGAAGTGGCAACAGCCGACAGCACTCAG AATTCGGGGACGTCCTTCTATACAGCCGCCCCTCGTTCCCATCAGGTCAAGCTCAGAGGGAGACAAATGATCCCAATTCATCCACCTTGATGTCGTGTGGAGACTCGAGGACCAAACAGGGAGGACAGGTGCGACAGGATGAAGAG ttCCTGAAAAGCTAA